One genomic region from Rhizophagus irregularis chromosome 23, complete sequence encodes:
- a CDS encoding single stranded nucleic acid binding protein has product MADTADTENKQVVTESSRGTEEEDVVPSPDIHFEPLVSLDEVEVKTFEEDEDVLFKMRAKLFRFDKPLKEWKERGTGDVRFLQHKETKKIRLVMRRDKTHKVCANHYITSEMQLSPNVGSDRSWVWNVNADVSDGEPKAETLAIRFANIENANSFKEKFYEMQKMNIEIKEAKKNETPKKDDEKNNVKDEKDKKDEKDEKKQKDEKDEKDEKDEKDEEKTS; this is encoded by the exons ATGGCTGATACTGCCGATACTGAGAATAAGCAAGTCGTTACGGAATCTTCAAGGGGAACTGAAGAA gaGGACGTGGTTCCTTCACCTGACATTCACTTTGAGCCCCTTGTCAGTCTTGACGAGGTTGAGGTGAAAACATTTGAAGAAGACGAggatgttttatttaaaat gcGCGCCAAACTTTTTCGATTTGATAAACCCTTAAAGGAATGGAAAGAACGAGGCACTGGAGATGTTCGTTTTCTTCAGcataaagaaacaaaaaaaattcgtcTAGTAATGCGACGAGATAAGACTCATAAAGTTTGCGCCAATCATTACA TTACTTCCGAAATGCAACTTTCCCCAAATGTTGGATCAGATCGCTCGTGGGTGTGGAATGTTAATGCTGACGTTTCTGATGGCGAACCAAAAGCAGAAACGTTAGCTATTCGGTTTGCAAATATTGAAA ATGCTAATTCCTTTAAAGAGAAGTTTTATGAAATGCAAAAGATGAACATCGAAATTAAAGAAGCAAAGAAAAATGAAACTCCTAAGaaggatgatgaaaaaaaCAATGTAAAAGATGAGAAAgacaaaaaagatgaaaaagatgaaaagaaacaaaaggatgaaaaagatgaaaaggaTGAAAAGGATGAAAAGGATGAGGAAAAAACTTCttaa